The DNA window TCGTCTTGCTCATCTACTTCGGCGTCGCGCTGGTGTTCACCTATGGCATGCGGACACTCGAACAGCGCCTCTCGTTCTGGCGTCAGCCGGGAAGTCGCGCATGAGGTTCGACTGGGATTGGGCGTTCGCTGCTGCCATCCTGCCGCAACTCGTCGCGGCGATGCAGGTGACCATCGCGGCGACCCTCCTGGGATTCTCCGTCGCCCTGGTCGGCGGCCTCTTGCTGGCGGTCCTGCGGCGGTCCCGACGTCGACCGCTGTCATGGACCAGCACTGCTATCGTCGAGTTCGTGCGCAGCACGCCGTTGCTGATTCAGATCTACTTCCTCTTCTACGTGATGCCCGAGCTTGGCGTGAAGCTCACACCCTTTGTCACAGGCGTCGTTGCCCTTGGGATTCACTACAGCTCCTACCTGTCGGAAGTCTACCGGGCAGGCATCGACGCCGTGCCGCGCGGCCAGTGGGAGGCGGCGGCGGCGCTCGACCTCGACCGGCGTCGCACATTCATTCGAATCATTCTCCCTCAGGCGATCCCGCCGGTGGTGCCGGCGCTCGGCAACTATCTCGTGGCGATGTTCAAGGACACGCCCATGCTGTCGACCATCACCGTGTTGGAGCTGTTGTACACCGCCAGAGATATTGGTGCCGAGACGTTCCGCTACCTCGAGCCCCTGACGCTTGTCGGCGCGCTGTTTCTCG is part of the Luteitalea sp. genome and encodes:
- the ehuD gene encoding ectoine/hydroxyectoine ABC transporter permease subunit EhuD; translation: MRFDWDWAFAAAILPQLVAAMQVTIAATLLGFSVALVGGLLLAVLRRSRRRPLSWTSTAIVEFVRSTPLLIQIYFLFYVMPELGVKLTPFVTGVVALGIHYSSYLSEVYRAGIDAVPRGQWEAAAALDLDRRRTFIRIILPQAIPPVVPALGNYLVAMFKDTPMLSTITVLELLYTARDIGAETFRYLEPLTLVGALFLVVSLVAASGIRLVERRLGT